A genome region from Mesorhizobium sp. B2-1-8 includes the following:
- a CDS encoding ABC transporter permease, with the protein MSALPRPSTIFLAAITALVAVLLYSPLFVPIVSSFFSIAHGDVDWSSPTLSTYRALAGNHDILAALRTTLIVGLCTVVLSVVSGTLLALYYHGRRSGRSILQFIIFLPFLMPPIISGLALLIFFREIGLERSLLTVVIGHTVFVLAIVYRTVLMRLQSMSRTLVEASYDLGATGWQTFWRIILPNLSSAMVGGAILAFALSFDETMITILVTGTQSTLPVRLWAMMRLGFSPDINALVALILMFTVLLCVLAARFLIPRQMATERN; encoded by the coding sequence ATGAGTGCGCTGCCCCGGCCGTCCACCATCTTCCTGGCCGCGATCACGGCGCTGGTCGCTGTATTGCTCTACAGCCCGCTGTTCGTGCCGATCGTCTCGTCGTTCTTCAGCATTGCGCATGGCGATGTCGACTGGTCGTCGCCCACCCTCTCGACCTATCGGGCGCTGGCCGGGAACCATGACATCCTGGCCGCCCTGCGTACGACGCTCATCGTTGGGCTCTGCACCGTCGTGCTCTCGGTGGTCAGCGGAACGCTGCTGGCGCTCTACTATCACGGCCGCCGCTCGGGACGTTCGATCCTGCAGTTCATCATCTTCCTGCCATTCCTGATGCCGCCGATCATCAGCGGCCTGGCGCTGCTGATCTTCTTCCGCGAGATCGGGCTCGAACGCTCGCTGCTGACGGTCGTCATCGGGCATACGGTGTTCGTGCTGGCGATCGTCTATCGCACCGTGCTGATGCGGCTGCAGTCGATGAGCCGCACGCTGGTCGAAGCATCCTACGATCTCGGCGCAACGGGCTGGCAGACCTTCTGGCGCATCATCCTGCCGAACCTGTCGAGCGCCATGGTCGGCGGCGCCATCCTGGCCTTCGCGCTGTCGTTCGACGAGACGATGATCACCATCCTCGTCACCGGCACGCAAAGCACACTGCCAGTCAGGCTGTGGGCGATGATGCGTCTTGGCTTTTCGCCCGACATCAACGCGCTGGTGGCGCTGATCCTGATGTTCACCGTGCTGCTGTGCGTGCTTGCCGCCCGTTTTCTGATCCCGAGGCAAATGGCGACGGAACGGAATTGA
- a CDS encoding FAD-binding oxidoreductase gives MSPETTRLLSALGDRLGVGGVLAGSDVDQRYRDDPDGKFGTLPEAVLRPRDTDGVAAALAACDALRQPVVIQGGRTGLAGGARVQPGEIVLSLERMTGLGAPDRQAATIVAEAGATLQAVQEAADGAGLMFGVDIGARGSATVGGNIATNAGGIRVLRYGMYRAQVLGLEAVIADGSVLTSLKGLPKDNSGYDLGQLFIGAEGTLGVVTRAALRLHPKPASEVNAFCALPSLDAAIALLGLLRHKLGPLLSAYEVNFAPLYDVMVASMAMPAPLPVGSPVYVLAEIQGSEPDRDGERFAEVLMQAVEDGVVDDVVVSQSPREFRALWDVREDANRVLFSMKGLISVDISIPLARMATFLQEADAAIHAVDPGAGIYVFGHLGDGNLHYQVLTEDPAAAYGIIYRGVAAAGGGVSAEHGIGLDKKHWLHLVRSDAEIATMRRLKAALDPNNILNPGRVFDLSPLA, from the coding sequence ATGTCGCCTGAAACGACGCGACTTCTGTCCGCTCTTGGCGACAGGCTGGGCGTGGGCGGCGTGCTCGCCGGCTCCGACGTCGACCAGCGCTACCGCGATGATCCCGACGGCAAGTTCGGCACGCTTCCCGAAGCCGTGCTGCGCCCGCGCGACACCGATGGTGTCGCGGCAGCACTCGCCGCATGCGACGCTCTTCGCCAGCCGGTTGTCATCCAGGGCGGACGCACCGGACTGGCCGGTGGCGCGCGCGTCCAGCCGGGCGAGATCGTGCTGTCGCTGGAGCGCATGACCGGCCTTGGCGCGCCGGACCGGCAGGCCGCCACCATCGTCGCCGAAGCCGGCGCCACGCTGCAGGCGGTACAGGAGGCCGCCGACGGCGCCGGGCTGATGTTCGGCGTCGACATCGGCGCGCGGGGTTCCGCCACGGTGGGCGGCAACATCGCCACCAATGCCGGTGGCATCCGCGTGCTGCGCTACGGCATGTACCGGGCGCAGGTGCTGGGCTTGGAGGCCGTGATCGCCGATGGCAGCGTGCTGACGTCGCTCAAGGGCCTGCCAAAGGACAATTCCGGCTACGACCTCGGCCAGCTCTTCATCGGCGCGGAAGGGACGCTCGGCGTCGTCACCCGCGCCGCGCTCCGGCTGCATCCAAAGCCTGCGTCCGAAGTGAACGCCTTCTGCGCGCTGCCTTCGCTCGATGCGGCGATAGCCCTGCTGGGGCTGCTGCGGCACAAGCTCGGCCCGTTGTTATCGGCCTATGAGGTCAACTTCGCGCCGCTCTATGACGTCATGGTCGCCAGCATGGCCATGCCGGCGCCGTTGCCGGTTGGATCACCCGTCTATGTGCTGGCCGAAATCCAGGGCAGCGAGCCCGACCGCGACGGTGAGCGCTTCGCCGAGGTTCTGATGCAGGCGGTCGAGGACGGCGTCGTCGACGATGTGGTCGTCTCGCAATCGCCGCGCGAATTCCGCGCGCTCTGGGATGTGCGCGAAGACGCCAACCGCGTCCTGTTTTCGATGAAAGGTCTGATCAGCGTCGACATCAGCATCCCGTTGGCTCGTATGGCAACTTTCTTGCAAGAAGCGGACGCCGCCATTCATGCCGTCGATCCCGGGGCCGGCATCTATGTCTTCGGCCATCTCGGCGACGGCAACCTGCACTATCAGGTTCTGACCGAGGATCCGGCGGCGGCCTACGGCATCATCTATCGCGGTGTGGCGGCCGCCGGAGGCGGCGTGTCGGCCGAGCACGGCATCGGCCTCGACAAGAAGCACTGGCTGCATCTGGTGCGCAGCGACGCCGAAATCGCCACGATGCGGCGGCTGAAGGCCGCGCTCGATCCGAACAACATCCTCAACCCAGGTCGCGTCTTCGACCTCAGCCCATTGGCTTAA
- a CDS encoding ABC transporter substrate-binding protein, translating into MRKTILQLTTALALVTIASAAQAADCKITVGLVMELTGPAGEYGQAGAKSVEMAFRDINEAGGVRGCDLVTDTRDSQSQGNIAVDAATQLVQVKKVPVIIGGIISSVSIPILTSVTAPAKIVQVSPASSSPTLTTLGRDGKTNGIFFRTITSDALQGVAAAKYAVDKGFKKLAIIHVNNDFGVNMVAEFSRAYKALGGTIVSDTPYNEKQSSYASEVTAAMAGEPDGLYLVSTPVDGATIARTWISQGGVQKFLLNDGMNSPDFIESVGADYLKDAYGTSSGTSPTASTEYFTKNYKAFSGIEPSNPAADRSYDAGAIVGLAIAIAGSEDPAKIKDAMYKAVDPAGTPIYAGKEEFAKALGLIKDGKPIRYEGVIGPVAFDKFGDITGPFRLWKIVDGKVTTDGEMTTDDVNALQAKLQ; encoded by the coding sequence ATGAGAAAGACGATACTCCAACTCACCACCGCTCTTGCTCTCGTCACGATAGCCAGTGCTGCCCAGGCCGCCGATTGCAAGATCACCGTCGGCCTCGTCATGGAACTGACCGGCCCGGCCGGCGAATACGGCCAAGCCGGCGCCAAGTCGGTCGAGATGGCGTTCCGCGACATCAACGAAGCCGGCGGAGTGCGCGGCTGCGATCTCGTCACCGACACGCGCGACAGCCAGAGCCAGGGCAACATCGCGGTCGACGCCGCCACCCAGCTGGTTCAGGTCAAGAAAGTGCCTGTCATCATCGGTGGCATCATTTCCTCGGTGTCGATTCCGATCCTGACCTCTGTCACCGCGCCGGCCAAGATCGTCCAGGTCTCGCCGGCATCGTCTTCGCCGACGCTGACGACACTCGGCCGCGACGGCAAGACCAACGGCATCTTCTTCCGCACCATCACCTCGGACGCGCTGCAGGGCGTGGCCGCTGCCAAATACGCCGTCGACAAGGGCTTCAAGAAGCTGGCGATCATCCACGTCAACAACGACTTCGGCGTCAACATGGTGGCCGAATTCTCGCGTGCCTACAAAGCGCTCGGCGGTACCATCGTCTCCGACACGCCCTACAACGAGAAGCAATCGAGCTATGCCTCGGAAGTCACCGCGGCGATGGCCGGCGAGCCGGATGGGCTTTACCTAGTCAGCACGCCCGTCGACGGCGCGACCATCGCCCGCACCTGGATTTCGCAGGGCGGCGTGCAGAAATTCCTGCTCAATGACGGCATGAACAGCCCTGATTTCATCGAGTCGGTCGGTGCCGACTATCTGAAGGACGCCTATGGCACGTCGTCCGGCACCAGCCCGACCGCATCGACGGAGTATTTCACCAAGAACTACAAGGCGTTCTCCGGCATCGAACCGTCGAACCCGGCGGCCGACCGCTCCTATGATGCCGGCGCCATTGTCGGGCTCGCCATCGCGATTGCCGGCTCCGAGGATCCGGCCAAGATCAAGGACGCCATGTACAAGGCGGTCGACCCGGCCGGCACGCCGATCTATGCCGGCAAGGAAGAATTCGCCAAGGCGCTCGGCCTGATCAAGGATGGCAAGCCGATCCGCTATGAAGGCGTCATCGGTCCGGTCGCCTTCGACAAGTTTGGCGACATTACCGGCCCGTTCCGGCTGTGGAAGATCGTCGACGGCAAGGTGACCACCGATGGTGAAATGACCACCGACGACGTCAACGCGCTGCAGGCCAAGCTTCAGTAA
- a CDS encoding DUF4440 domain-containing protein yields the protein MSATSATLFSQASAEVVDLHRFFVDWFVAARADKVDFGRLEAVMGEGLTMITPGGQTLDRDAVIDHVRSSRATCDDGFAISIEDIKPGWQDGNTIVVLYVEAQLRAGKHSRRQSSAVFTTSSSAPNGVQWRHLHETWLQVPEH from the coding sequence ATGAGTGCCACCAGCGCGACGCTGTTTTCGCAGGCCAGCGCCGAAGTCGTCGACCTGCATCGCTTTTTCGTCGACTGGTTCGTCGCCGCGCGGGCCGACAAAGTGGATTTCGGCCGCCTCGAAGCCGTCATGGGCGAGGGCTTGACCATGATCACACCAGGCGGCCAGACCCTCGATCGCGATGCCGTGATCGACCATGTCCGCTCCAGCCGGGCCACCTGCGACGACGGCTTTGCTATCTCGATCGAGGACATCAAGCCCGGATGGCAGGATGGCAATACGATCGTCGTCCTCTATGTCGAGGCGCAGCTGCGCGCGGGCAAGCACAGCCGTCGCCAGTCGAGCGCGGTTTTCACCACCAGTTCATCGGCGCCCAACGGCGTCCAATGGCGGCATCTGCATGAAACCTGGCTGCAGGTGCCGGAACACTGA
- a CDS encoding aldo/keto reductase — protein sequence MTAKAFELSPGYTISRVIRGGWQLAGGHGAIDRSQAVTDLIATFDAGIWTYDCADIYTGVEELIGAARLRLANERGLDAAAKMKVHTKLVPDLERLATISRDYIRGIVDQSLRRLKTERLDLVQFHWWDYAQPRYVEAMGWLDELRLEGKLRNLGTTNFDTPRLAEILAAGVPLVSQQLQYSVLDQRPAHSLAALAEENGVSFLCYGSVAGGFLSDKWLGVAEPAMPLENRSLVKYKLIIDDFGGWDPFQQLLRALKAVGDRHGVDIATIASAWVLEQPQVAAVIVGARNQAHAVANAKIMDVELDAEDRAIIAAVIGQSQGPQGDVYALERDRDGRHGSIMHYNLNAGRT from the coding sequence ATGACCGCCAAGGCCTTCGAGCTCAGTCCTGGCTACACCATCTCGCGCGTCATACGCGGTGGCTGGCAACTCGCCGGCGGCCATGGCGCCATCGATCGCAGCCAGGCGGTGACCGATCTGATTGCCACCTTCGATGCCGGCATCTGGACCTATGACTGCGCCGATATCTACACCGGCGTCGAGGAGCTGATCGGCGCCGCGCGCCTGCGGCTCGCCAACGAGCGCGGCCTCGATGCAGCGGCCAAAATGAAGGTGCATACCAAACTGGTACCCGACCTTGAACGGCTCGCCACGATCAGCCGCGATTACATCAGGGGCATCGTCGACCAGTCGCTGCGCAGGCTGAAGACCGAGCGGCTCGACCTCGTGCAGTTCCACTGGTGGGACTATGCGCAGCCGCGCTATGTCGAGGCGATGGGTTGGCTCGACGAGCTTCGGCTCGAGGGCAAGCTGCGCAATCTCGGCACCACCAATTTCGACACGCCCCGGCTAGCCGAAATCCTGGCAGCCGGTGTCCCGCTGGTCAGCCAGCAGCTGCAATATTCGGTGCTCGACCAGCGCCCGGCGCACAGCCTCGCCGCACTTGCAGAGGAGAACGGCGTCAGCTTCCTCTGCTATGGTTCGGTGGCCGGCGGCTTCCTCAGCGACAAATGGCTCGGCGTGGCCGAACCCGCCATGCCGCTCGAAAACCGCTCGCTGGTCAAATACAAGCTGATCATCGACGATTTCGGCGGCTGGGACCCGTTCCAGCAACTGCTTCGCGCATTGAAGGCGGTCGGCGATCGCCACGGCGTCGACATCGCCACCATCGCCAGCGCCTGGGTGCTGGAGCAGCCGCAAGTGGCGGCGGTCATCGTCGGTGCCCGCAACCAGGCGCATGCGGTGGCCAACGCCAAAATTATGGACGTCGAACTCGATGCCGAAGACCGCGCAATCATCGCTGCCGTGATCGGGCAAAGCCAGGGGCCGCAGGGCGACGTCTACGCGCTGGAGCGCGACCGCGATGGCCGCCACGGCTCGATCATGCATTACAACCTCAATGCAGGCCGGACATGA
- a CDS encoding TIGR04076 family protein, producing the protein MADDSFELFDLRVEAVIPEGKPIYCGAKAGDYFELKGEMLSMPAGQGFSIYSLAAVLPLLAAKQRPTHPNDWMTSDAEIACPDPNCASRLRIVRTGKRRFSHAETTAVPLPKENDLT; encoded by the coding sequence ATGGCTGACGACAGTTTCGAGCTCTTCGATCTCCGCGTCGAGGCGGTCATTCCCGAAGGCAAACCGATCTATTGCGGCGCCAAGGCCGGCGACTATTTCGAACTCAAGGGCGAGATGCTGTCGATGCCGGCGGGGCAGGGTTTTTCGATCTATTCGCTTGCAGCCGTGTTGCCGCTGCTGGCGGCAAAGCAGCGCCCGACCCACCCGAATGACTGGATGACCTCGGACGCCGAGATCGCCTGTCCCGATCCCAACTGCGCCAGCCGGCTGAGGATCGTCAGGACCGGCAAGCGGCGGTTCAGCCATGCCGAAACCACGGCCGTGCCGCTGCCGAAGGAGAATGACCTGACATGA
- a CDS encoding DUF3830 family protein — MTSIKISESRSKLSVTALLLPGKAPENGAFLTAYLAMPRVVPAIHAMWTGPEISCPVPASDLEGQAYAQPLPAENATLTPQPGDIVLSYVPPRMWGGNPNAIFDIGLFYGQGARLLFPIGWLAGSVVAQVKPEERDQFAAACCIIRRNGACDITFSLVGA; from the coding sequence ATGACCTCCATCAAGATCAGCGAGTCGCGCTCGAAACTTTCCGTCACGGCGCTGTTGCTGCCAGGGAAGGCACCGGAAAACGGCGCCTTTCTCACAGCCTATCTCGCCATGCCACGTGTCGTCCCCGCCATTCACGCCATGTGGACGGGACCTGAGATCTCCTGTCCTGTTCCTGCCTCCGATCTCGAGGGGCAGGCCTATGCCCAACCGCTGCCGGCGGAGAATGCGACACTGACGCCGCAGCCGGGCGACATCGTGTTGTCCTACGTGCCGCCGCGCATGTGGGGCGGCAATCCCAATGCCATCTTCGACATCGGCCTGTTCTACGGACAGGGCGCGCGGCTTCTGTTCCCGATCGGCTGGCTGGCCGGAAGCGTGGTGGCGCAGGTGAAGCCCGAGGAGCGCGATCAATTCGCGGCTGCCTGCTGCATCATCCGCCGCAACGGCGCCTGCGACATCACCTTCAGCCTGGTGGGGGCCTGA
- a CDS encoding GntR family transcriptional regulator, producing the protein MQKAAIEKNNEAIAAQLAPVGRETVQDRVYSELRRALIGGLFEPSQVLTIRGLADALVTSTMPVREALGRLITEKALEALPNRSVRVPPITLERLDDLLRARILIEGEAIALAAARMGSRQIATIETILGEWDEMRALKHKKDVDREVTLNQSFHFEIYRSCGSAVLIPMIESLWLQSGPCIRVAIYAFSEAGEVDTAQYHRRIVEALATQDARAAREALAADISRPFTFLRSKLQSAAARDQA; encoded by the coding sequence ATGCAAAAGGCTGCCATCGAAAAGAACAACGAGGCGATCGCGGCCCAGCTCGCGCCGGTCGGCCGTGAGACGGTGCAGGATCGCGTCTATTCCGAGCTGCGTCGCGCGCTGATCGGCGGTCTGTTCGAGCCGAGCCAGGTGCTGACCATCCGCGGTCTGGCCGACGCGCTGGTCACCTCGACCATGCCGGTGCGCGAGGCGCTTGGCCGGCTGATCACGGAAAAGGCGTTGGAGGCGCTGCCTAACCGTTCGGTGCGGGTGCCGCCAATCACGCTGGAACGCCTCGACGATCTCTTGCGGGCCCGCATCCTGATCGAGGGCGAGGCGATCGCGCTGGCCGCCGCCCGCATGGGGTCGCGCCAGATAGCCACCATCGAAACCATTCTCGGTGAATGGGACGAGATGCGGGCGCTGAAACACAAGAAGGATGTCGATCGCGAAGTGACGCTCAACCAGAGCTTTCACTTCGAGATCTATCGCTCCTGCGGCTCGGCCGTGCTGATCCCGATGATCGAGAGCCTGTGGCTGCAATCAGGTCCTTGCATCCGCGTCGCCATCTACGCCTTCTCGGAAGCCGGCGAGGTCGACACCGCCCAGTATCACCGGCGCATCGTCGAGGCGCTGGCCACGCAGGACGCGCGGGCGGCACGTGAAGCGCTTGCCGCCGACATCAGCCGGCCCTTCACCTTCCTGCGCAGCAAGCTGCAATCCGCCGCCGCGAGAGACCAGGCATGA
- a CDS encoding ABC transporter ATP-binding protein yields MSEAAERQGKETRAPVLTARNVVRRFGGLVAVNDVSFDVKAGEILGLIGPNGAGKTTMFDLLAGSILPTSGDILLNGVRVSGEAAHLRIGRGLGRTFQIPRPLPNLTLIENIMLAAQGQAGERLLANFVTPWRVAAQEKAARTKALELLELVTLSHLAHEPARVLSGGQRKLLELARVMMADPAIILLDEPAAGVNATLLEVIIDRIRDINAHGITFLLIEHNIDMVTRLCHRVLVMASGQLLSEGTAEEVARDPRVIEAYLGGTA; encoded by the coding sequence ATGAGCGAGGCAGCGGAAAGGCAGGGGAAGGAGACCCGTGCGCCGGTTCTGACGGCACGCAACGTCGTCAGGCGGTTCGGCGGCCTTGTCGCCGTCAACGATGTCTCGTTCGATGTCAAAGCGGGCGAAATCCTTGGCCTGATCGGGCCGAACGGCGCCGGCAAGACGACGATGTTCGACCTGCTCGCCGGCAGCATCCTGCCCACCAGTGGCGATATCCTTCTCAACGGCGTGCGAGTCTCCGGCGAAGCCGCTCATCTGCGTATCGGTCGAGGTCTCGGCCGCACCTTCCAGATCCCGCGCCCGCTGCCCAATCTGACGCTGATCGAAAACATCATGCTGGCGGCACAGGGCCAGGCCGGCGAAAGGCTGCTCGCCAACTTCGTCACGCCGTGGCGGGTGGCGGCACAGGAAAAAGCCGCCAGGACAAAGGCACTCGAACTGCTGGAACTCGTCACCCTCAGCCATCTCGCCCATGAGCCGGCGCGCGTGCTTTCCGGCGGCCAGCGCAAGCTGCTCGAACTTGCCCGCGTCATGATGGCGGACCCGGCGATCATCCTGCTCGACGAACCCGCGGCCGGCGTCAACGCGACGCTGCTCGAAGTCATCATCGACCGCATCCGCGACATCAACGCGCACGGCATCACCTTCCTGCTGATCGAGCACAATATCGACATGGTGACGCGGCTCTGCCATCGCGTCCTCGTCATGGCGAGTGGCCAGTTGCTCAGCGAAGGCACGGCGGAAGAAGTCGCCCGGGACCCGCGCGTCATCGAGGCCTATCTCGGAGGCACCGCGTGA
- a CDS encoding ABC transporter ATP-binding protein, producing MSQTVLDIRNLEAGYEPGVPIVRGASITVEKGEIVVVLGPNGAGKSSFIKAIAGLIPITGGTVLLDGKDITAAPAHTMVRLGLAFVPQTENIFPLMSVEDNLRVACGILDRREIPGRIEEMYAAFPDLVRQRRTAAGNLSGGQRQMLAVARALIIHPKVLVLDEPSAGLSPKFVAMVFEMLGGIRKSGVTILLVEQNAKAALAIGDRAYVLVEGRDRHEGIASELWNDPVVAELYLGRRPQQGGAA from the coding sequence GTGAGCCAGACCGTCCTCGATATCCGCAATCTCGAAGCGGGTTATGAACCTGGCGTACCGATCGTGCGCGGCGCCTCGATCACCGTAGAAAAGGGTGAGATCGTCGTCGTCCTCGGCCCCAATGGCGCCGGCAAGTCGAGCTTCATCAAGGCGATCGCCGGCCTGATCCCGATCACCGGCGGCACGGTATTGCTGGACGGCAAGGACATCACCGCCGCACCGGCGCACACCATGGTGCGGCTTGGCCTCGCCTTCGTGCCGCAGACCGAGAACATCTTTCCGCTGATGTCGGTCGAGGACAATCTGAGGGTTGCCTGCGGCATCCTCGACCGTCGCGAAATCCCCGGCCGCATCGAGGAGATGTATGCCGCCTTTCCCGATCTCGTCCGCCAGCGCCGCACCGCCGCCGGCAATCTGTCGGGCGGCCAGCGGCAGATGCTCGCGGTCGCTCGGGCGCTGATCATCCATCCCAAGGTGCTGGTGTTGGACGAACCGTCGGCCGGCCTGTCGCCGAAATTCGTCGCGATGGTTTTCGAGATGCTGGGCGGCATCCGCAAGTCCGGAGTCACCATCCTTTTGGTCGAGCAAAACGCCAAGGCTGCACTTGCCATCGGCGACCGCGCTTATGTGCTGGTCGAGGGCAGGGACCGGCACGAGGGCATTGCCTCCGAACTGTGGAACGACCCGGTCGTGGCCGAACTCTATCTCGGCCGGCGCCCTCAGCAGGGAGGCGCGGCATGA
- a CDS encoding branched-chain amino acid ABC transporter permease produces the protein MSLQFIVDGLLTGSMIGLGAIGVTLTYSILRFSNFAHGDFMAWGTYATLTMVSAIGATFGKVAPIAPLSFGWPLLVALIVGMAFTALLALLLDKVLFSRLRSQGQAIIVVMASFGASMALRSLLEFTFTSRPTYFSRAIQIAMPVGFGIRITPDQIALLLLTAVLVFGVHLLITRTQVGRSMQALSQNAALARIVGIDVASVVRVTWIIGGALACVAGVMIGILVQIRPFMGFDMLLPMFAAAILGGIGSIPGAVLGGLIIGLAEAGAVQLIGAEWRAAVSFIILMAVLFVRPIGLFGVRER, from the coding sequence ATGAGCCTGCAATTTATCGTCGACGGATTGCTGACGGGCTCGATGATCGGCCTCGGCGCCATCGGCGTGACGCTCACCTATTCGATCCTGCGCTTCTCGAACTTCGCGCATGGCGACTTCATGGCCTGGGGCACCTATGCGACGCTGACCATGGTCAGCGCCATCGGCGCAACATTCGGCAAGGTCGCGCCGATCGCGCCGCTGTCGTTCGGCTGGCCGCTCCTCGTTGCATTGATCGTCGGCATGGCATTTACCGCCTTGTTGGCGCTGCTGCTCGACAAGGTGTTGTTCTCGCGGCTGCGCTCGCAGGGCCAGGCGATCATCGTGGTGATGGCGAGTTTCGGCGCCTCGATGGCGCTACGCAGCCTGCTCGAATTCACCTTCACCTCGCGGCCGACCTATTTCAGCCGGGCGATCCAGATCGCCATGCCGGTCGGCTTCGGCATCCGCATCACACCCGACCAGATCGCCCTGCTGCTGCTGACGGCCGTACTCGTGTTCGGCGTGCATCTGTTGATCACGCGTACTCAAGTCGGCCGCTCGATGCAGGCCTTGAGCCAGAACGCGGCACTGGCCCGCATCGTCGGCATCGACGTTGCCAGCGTGGTGCGGGTGACCTGGATCATCGGCGGCGCGCTCGCCTGCGTGGCGGGCGTGATGATCGGCATCCTGGTGCAGATCCGACCGTTCATGGGCTTCGACATGCTGCTGCCCATGTTCGCCGCCGCCATTTTGGGCGGCATCGGCAGCATCCCGGGGGCGGTGCTCGGCGGCTTGATCATCGGGCTCGCCGAAGCCGGCGCGGTGCAACTGATTGGCGCCGAGTGGCGTGCCGCCGTCTCCTTCATCATCCTCATGGCGGTACTGTTCGTGCGGCCGATCGGCCTTTTCGGAGTTCGGGAAAGATGA
- a CDS encoding branched-chain amino acid ABC transporter permease, protein MIDLIGYGAFFLTTALIFSLVTLGLNLQWGLTGLFNVGLAGFVAIGAYTSALLTTPDDPARLGGFGLPILAGWAGAMVVGGIAAALTGMATLRLRSDYLAITTFGVAVVVQLVALNAQKLTGGPFGIGFIPRPFGSLAETPLLFNLSSLAIVCAVTLIAYLALEHLSRSPWGRVLKALREDERAAISLGKSARFYRVQAFAVGGAIMALAGALQAHFTGFIAPDNYLPILTFQVWVMLIVGGSGSNLGAVIGSILVWAIWAGSGTLTSVLFAPEQQARAASLQIVAIGVMLCVILLVRPNGLFGDRPRRPRFGKRRRIATDKSSSGS, encoded by the coding sequence ATGATCGATCTCATCGGCTACGGCGCGTTCTTCCTGACCACGGCGCTCATTTTCTCGCTGGTCACGCTCGGGCTCAACCTGCAATGGGGCCTGACCGGCCTGTTCAATGTCGGCCTCGCCGGTTTTGTTGCCATCGGCGCCTACACCTCGGCACTGCTGACGACACCGGACGACCCCGCGCGGCTTGGCGGCTTCGGCCTGCCCATCCTCGCCGGCTGGGCGGGCGCCATGGTCGTTGGCGGTATTGCCGCGGCACTTACCGGCATGGCGACGCTGCGTCTTAGATCCGACTATCTGGCGATCACCACCTTCGGCGTTGCCGTCGTCGTGCAACTGGTCGCACTCAACGCACAGAAACTGACCGGCGGACCATTCGGCATCGGCTTCATCCCGCGTCCGTTCGGCAGCCTCGCCGAGACGCCGCTGCTGTTCAACCTGTCGAGCCTGGCCATTGTTTGCGCTGTGACGCTGATTGCCTATCTCGCCTTGGAACACCTGTCGCGAAGCCCGTGGGGCCGCGTGCTGAAGGCGCTGCGCGAGGACGAGCGGGCGGCGATTTCGCTCGGCAAGAGCGCGCGCTTCTACCGTGTCCAGGCCTTTGCCGTCGGTGGCGCCATCATGGCCCTGGCCGGCGCACTGCAGGCGCATTTCACCGGCTTCATAGCGCCGGACAATTACCTGCCGATCCTGACCTTTCAGGTCTGGGTGATGCTGATCGTCGGCGGCTCGGGTAGCAATCTTGGCGCCGTCATCGGCAGCATACTGGTCTGGGCGATCTGGGCAGGGTCGGGCACGCTGACCAGCGTGCTGTTTGCGCCCGAGCAGCAGGCGCGCGCCGCCTCGCTGCAGATCGTCGCGATCGGTGTCATGCTTTGCGTCATCCTTCTGGTCAGGCCGAACGGGTTGTTCGGCGACAGGCCGCGGCGGCCGCGCTTTGGCAAGCGCAGGCGGATCGCTACGGACAAAAGCAGTTCCGGCTCATGA